The following are from one region of the Takifugu rubripes chromosome 16, fTakRub1.2, whole genome shotgun sequence genome:
- the pum2 gene encoding pumilio homolog 2 isoform X5, with the protein MSIPCSILGMNDVTWQETRGGMLHANGAPETGGVRVHGVAGQSPGVPHLQGMDRVVNPTPGTPQPPLSGRSQDDATVGYFFQRQPGEQLGGCTPSKHRWPTGDANHVDQLRAVDEMNYDFQALALESRGMGELLPAKKLWDSDELAKDGRKGMLLGEEWRENAWGSSHHSVSQPIMVQRRPGQSFHGNGDANSVLSPRSEGGGLGVSMVEYVLSSSPGDKMDGRYRNGGYGTGDGAPDGREKSDAQEKVSPFEEDKNQEVGEENDPAKANGRGLLNGMDRDCKDFNPTPGSRQASPTEAVERMGPSQSGLEMMVQHHPHVLQQHNHTQNKPPAEDFQNQEAQNMGGLEQQAGVESLQFDYAGNQIQVDSSGAAVGLFDYSSQQQLFQRSNPLTVQQLTAAQQQQYALAAAQQQHLAGLAPAFVPNPYIINAAPPGTDPYTAAGLAAAATLAGPTVVPPQYYGVPWGVYPANLFQQQPASSASHSASQQASNQGPGPGQPQVMRTGTNQRPLTPGQGQQSQQESLAAAAAANPALAYTGMPGYQVLAPAAYYDQTGALVMGPGARTGLGGPVRLVQTPLLINPAAAQAAAAVSASGSGNNMSGPANGLYRSMPQPQPQPQQQQAPPPSSGLPSSSFYGSGSVPNTSQSSSLFSHTSAAPPPSSSLGFSSTGGSLGVGLGSALGGFGSSVSSSTSSSISRRDSLLASSDLYKRGGSSLTPIGQPFYNSLGYSSSPSPIGLTPGHSPLTPPPSLPSSHGSSSSLHLGGLTNGSGRFISAAPGAEAKYRNTGGTSSLFNSSSQLFPPSRPRYSRSDVMPSGRSRLLEDFRNNRFPNLQLRDLPGHMVEFSQDQHGSRFIQQKLERATPAERQMVFGEILQAAYQLMTDVFGNYVIQKFFEFGSADQKLALATRIRGHVLPLALQMYGCRVIQKALESISSDQQVISDIVRELDGHVLKCVKDQNGNHVVQKCIECVQPQALQFIIDAFKGQVFVLSTHPYGCRVIQRILEHCTQEQTLPILEELHQHSEQLGQKFQGVSLEMTPKTYYTVSRDALFKDQYGNYVIQHVLEHGRPEDKSKIVAEVRGKVLVLSQHKFASNVVEKCVIHSSRAERALLIDEVCCQKDGPHSALYTMMKDQYANYVVQRMIDMAEPAQRKIIMHKIRPHIATLRKYTYGKHILAKLEKYYMKSGSELGPIGGPTNGLL; encoded by the exons ATGAGCATTCCATGCAGCATCCTAGGTATGAATGACGTGACCTGGCAGGAGACAAGAGGCGGGATGCTGCATGCAAACGGAGCTCCTGAGACCGGAGGCGTCCGGGTTCACGGGGTAGCTGGACAGTCTCCGGGGGTTCCTCATTTACAGGGAATGGACCGGGTCGTCAACCCCACCCCCGGAACGCCGCAGCCGCCGCTGAGCGGCCGATCTCAGGATGATGCCACGGTGGGATACTTCTTTCAAAGGCAGCCTGGGGAGCAGCTCGGAGGGTGCACACCCAGCAAGCACCGCTGGCCGACTGGAGACGCCAATCACGTCGATCAG cTCCGGGCTGTTGATGAGATGAACTACGACTTCCAGGCCCTGGCTCTGGAATCAAGAGGAATGGGAGAG CTTCTGCCAGCCAAAAAACTGTGGGACTCGGATGAGTTGGCCAAGGATGGAAGAAAAGGGATGCTcctgggggaggagtggagggagaatGCATGGGGATCATCTC ATCATTCAGTGTCTCAGCCAATCATGGTGCAGCGGCGACCAGGCCAGAGTTTCCATGGGAATGGTGATGCCAATTCTGTGCTTTCACCTCGCTCAGAAGGTGGAGGCCTGGGGGTGAGCATGGTGGAGTACGTGCTGAGCTCTTCGCCTGGCGACAAGATGGACGGGCGCTACAGGAACGGCGGCTAC GGCACGGGAGATGGTGCCCCAGACGGGAGAGAAAAGAGTGACGCCCAAGAAAAGGTTTCTCCCTTTGAAGAAGACAAGAACCAGGAGGTTGGCGAGGAGAACGACCCTGCTAAAGCCAACGGGAGAGGCCTCCTGAACGGGATGGACAGAGACTGCAAGGATTTCAA CCCAACCCCTGGAAGTCGTCAGGCTTCTCCCACTGAAGCCGTGGAGCGGATGGGCCCCAGCCAGTCTGGGCTGGAAATGATGGTTCAGCACCACCCTCACGTGCTTCAACAACACAACCACACCCAAAACAAACCGCCGGCTGAGGACTTCCAGAATCAGGAGGCCCAGAACATGGGCGGTCTAGAGCAGCAGGCCGGTGTGGAGTCCCTCCAGTTCGACTACGCTGGGAACCAGATTCAGGTGGATTCCTCAGGGGCTGCAGTAGGATTGTTTGACtacagctcccagcagcag TTGTTCCAGAGGTCCAATCCTCTGACTGTCCAACAGCTcactgcagctcagcagcaacagtacGCCTTGgctgcagcccagcagcagcatcttg CTGGCCTTGCTCCTGCATTTGTGCCAAACCCTTACATCATTAATGCAGCCCCCCCTGGAACCGATCCCTACACGGCCGCTGGGCTGGCGGCAGCGGCCACGCTTGCAG GACCCACAGTGGTTCCGCCGCAGTACTACGGAGTTCCCTGGGGCGTTTACCCAGCCAATCTTTTCCAGCAACAGCCCGCATCATCTGCTAGTCACTCAGCCAGTCAGCAAGCATCCAATCAGGGACCAGGGCCAGGCCAGCCACAG GTGATGCGCACAGGAACGAACCAGCGACCTCTGACTCCTGGGCAAGGACAACAGAGCCAGCAAGAATCACTAGCTGCAGCGGCGGCTGCTAATCCAGCTTTAGCATACACAGGAATGCCTG GTTATCAGGTTCTGGCTCCTGCTGCCTATTATGACCAGACTGGTGCTCTGGTTATGGGTCCAGGTGCGAGAACAGGTCTGGGCGGGCCAGTACGTCTCGTCCAGACCCCTCTCCTTATAAACCCCGCAGCAGCACAAGCTG CCGCTGCAGTGTCAGCATCCGGCTCCGGTAACAACATGTCTGGTCCTGCCAACGGGCTTTACCGTTCAATGCCGCAACCTCAACcccagccgcagcagcagcaggccccCCCACCGAGCAGCGGCCTGCCCTCCAGCTCTTTTTACGGCTCTGGATCAGTCCCCAACACGTCTCAGAGCAGCTCCCTTTTCTCGCATACATCTGCTGCACCACCTCCAAGCTCCTCCCTGGGCTTCAGCAGCACCGGCGGCTCCCTCGGCGTGGGACTGGGCTCGGCTCTGGGAGGCTTCGGATCTTCTG TATCCAGCTCTACCAGTAGCAGCATATCTCGCAGAGACTCACTGTTGGCCAGTTCGGACTTATACAAGCGTGGAGGCAGCAGTTTAACTCCCATCGGACAGCCCTTTTACAACAGCCTTGGTTATTCCTCTTCACCCAGCCCCATCGGCCTCACACCGGGTCACTCTCCTCTTACTCCTCCACCGTCCCTGCCCTCCTCTCACGGCTCGTCTTCCAGCCTTCACCTCG GTGGATTAACGAATGGCAGCGGCCGTTTCATTTCCGCGGCGCCTGGAGCCGAGGCCAAGTACCGAAACACCGGCGGCACCTCCAGCCTCTTCAATTCCAGCAGCCAGCTGTTCCCGCCTTCTCGGCCGCGCTACAGCCGTTCAGACGTCATGCCGTCCGGACGCAGCCGGCTCCTGGAAGACTTCAGAAACAACCGCTTCCCGAACCTTCAACTCCGCGACCTCCCGGGACACATGGTGGAGTTCTCTCAAGACCAGCACGGGTCCAG ATTTATTCAGCAGAAGTTGGAGAGGGCCACGCCTGCCGAGAGGCAGATGGTGTTTGGTGAGATTCTGCAAGCCGCCTACCAACTGATGACTGACGTATTTGGGAATTACGTCATCCAGAAGTTTTTTGAG TTTGGAAGCGCAGACCAGAAGCTGGCCTTGGCAACACGCATCCGTGGGCACGTGCTCCCTCTAGCTCTGCAGATGTACGGCTGCCGAGTCATTCAGAAAGCCTTGGAATCgatctcctcagaccagcaggtAATT AGCGACATTGTCCGCGAGCTCGACGGCCACGTTTTGAAGTGCGTGAAGGACCAGAATGGAAACCACGTGGTACAGAAGTGCATCGAGTGCGTCCAACCTCAGGCCCTTCAGTTCATTATCGATGCCTTCAAAGGACAG GTGTTTGTGCTCTCCACACACCCTTATGGCTGCAGAGTTATCCAGAGGATTTTGGAGCACTGCACCCAGGAGCAAACTCTGCCCATCCTGGAAGAGCTGCATCAGCACTCTGAACAGTTGGGCCAG AAATTTCAAGGCGTATCATTGGAGATGACACCCAAAACATATTATACAGTCTCCCGTGATGCACTGTTCAAG gatcAATATGGCAACTACGTGATTCAGCATGTGTTGGAACACGGAAGACCAGAGGATAAAAGCAAAATAGTGGCAGAGGTCCGCGGAAAGGTTCTTGTCCTCAGCCAGCACAAATTTGCAAG TAACGTTGTGGAAAAGTGTGTGATCCATTCGTCCCGGGCCGAGAGAGCTCTGCTCATAGACGAGGTGTGCTGCCAGAAAGACGGGCCCCACAGCGCCCTGTACACCATGATGAAGGACCAGTACGCCAACTACGTCGTCCAAAGAATGATCGACATGGCCGAACCAGCGCAGCGTAAAATCATCATGCACAAG ATCCGGCCTCACATCGCCACTTTGCGCAAGTACACTTACGGCAAACACATCTTGGCCAAGCTAGAGAAATACTACATGAAGAGCGGCTCCGAACTGGGCCCGATTGGCGGCCCCACAAACGGCCTCCTGTAA
- the pum2 gene encoding pumilio homolog 2 isoform X6, which yields MSIPCSILGMNDVTWQETRGGMLHANGAPETGGVRVHGVAGQSPGVPHLQGMDRVVNPTPGTPQPPLSGRSQDDATVGYFFQRQPGEQLGGCTPSKHRWPTGDANHVDQLRAVDEMNYDFQALALESRGMGELLPAKKLWDSDELAKDGRKGMLLGEEWRENAWGSSRECLSHPCGSYFYTDLNHSVSQPIMVQRRPGQSFHGNGDANSVLSPRSEGGGLGVSMVEYVLSSSPGDKMDGRYRNGGYGTGDGAPDGREKSDAQEKVSPFEEDKNQEVGEENDPAKANGRGLLNGMDRDCKDFNPTPGSRQASPTEAVERMGPSQSGLEMMVQHHPHVLQQHNHTQNKPPAEDFQNQEAQNMGGLEQQAGVESLQFDYAGNQIQVDSSGAAVGLFDYSSQQQLFQRSNPLTVQQLTAAQQQQYALAAAQQQHLAGLAPAFVPNPYIINAAPPGTDPYTAAGLAAAATLAGPTVVPPQYYGVPWGVYPANLFQQQPASSASHSASQQASNQGPGPGQPQVMRTGTNQRPLTPGQGQQSQQESLAAAAAANPALAYTGMPGYQVLAPAAYYDQTGALVMGPGARTGLGGPVRLVQTPLLINPAAAQAAAAVSASGSGNNMSGPANGLYRSMPQPQPQPQQQQAPPPSSGLPSSSFYGSGSVPNTSQSSSLFSHTSAAPPPSSSLGFSSTGGSLGVGLGSALGGFGSSVSSSTSSSISRRDSLLASSDLYKRGGSSLTPIGQPFYNSLGYSSSPSPIGLTPGHSPLTPPPSLPSSHGSSSSLHLAFGRSVNPGGLTNGSGRFISAAPGAEAKYRNTGGTSSLFNSSSQLFPPSRPRYSRSDVMPSGRSRLLEDFRNNRFPNLQLRDLPGHMVEFSQDQHGSRFIQQKLERATPAERQMVFGEILQAAYQLMTDVFGNYVIQKFFEFGSADQKLALATRIRGHVLPLALQMYGCRVIQKALESISSDQQVISDIVRELDGHVLKCVKDQNGNHVVQKCIECVQPQALQFIIDAFKGQVFVLSTHPYGCRVIQRILEHCTQEQTLPILEELHQHSEQLGQDQYGNYVIQHVLEHGRPEDKSKIVAEVRGKVLVLSQHKFASNVVEKCVIHSSRAERALLIDEVCCQKDGPHSALYTMMKDQYANYVVQRMIDMAEPAQRKIIMHKIRPHIATLRKYTYGKHILAKLEKYYMKSGSELGPIGGPTNGLL from the exons ATGAGCATTCCATGCAGCATCCTAGGTATGAATGACGTGACCTGGCAGGAGACAAGAGGCGGGATGCTGCATGCAAACGGAGCTCCTGAGACCGGAGGCGTCCGGGTTCACGGGGTAGCTGGACAGTCTCCGGGGGTTCCTCATTTACAGGGAATGGACCGGGTCGTCAACCCCACCCCCGGAACGCCGCAGCCGCCGCTGAGCGGCCGATCTCAGGATGATGCCACGGTGGGATACTTCTTTCAAAGGCAGCCTGGGGAGCAGCTCGGAGGGTGCACACCCAGCAAGCACCGCTGGCCGACTGGAGACGCCAATCACGTCGATCAG cTCCGGGCTGTTGATGAGATGAACTACGACTTCCAGGCCCTGGCTCTGGAATCAAGAGGAATGGGAGAG CTTCTGCCAGCCAAAAAACTGTGGGACTCGGATGAGTTGGCCAAGGATGGAAGAAAAGGGATGCTcctgggggaggagtggagggagaatGCATGGGGATCATCTCGTGAGTGTCTCTCGCATCCTTGTGGATCATACTTTTATACAGATCTCA ATCATTCAGTGTCTCAGCCAATCATGGTGCAGCGGCGACCAGGCCAGAGTTTCCATGGGAATGGTGATGCCAATTCTGTGCTTTCACCTCGCTCAGAAGGTGGAGGCCTGGGGGTGAGCATGGTGGAGTACGTGCTGAGCTCTTCGCCTGGCGACAAGATGGACGGGCGCTACAGGAACGGCGGCTAC GGCACGGGAGATGGTGCCCCAGACGGGAGAGAAAAGAGTGACGCCCAAGAAAAGGTTTCTCCCTTTGAAGAAGACAAGAACCAGGAGGTTGGCGAGGAGAACGACCCTGCTAAAGCCAACGGGAGAGGCCTCCTGAACGGGATGGACAGAGACTGCAAGGATTTCAA CCCAACCCCTGGAAGTCGTCAGGCTTCTCCCACTGAAGCCGTGGAGCGGATGGGCCCCAGCCAGTCTGGGCTGGAAATGATGGTTCAGCACCACCCTCACGTGCTTCAACAACACAACCACACCCAAAACAAACCGCCGGCTGAGGACTTCCAGAATCAGGAGGCCCAGAACATGGGCGGTCTAGAGCAGCAGGCCGGTGTGGAGTCCCTCCAGTTCGACTACGCTGGGAACCAGATTCAGGTGGATTCCTCAGGGGCTGCAGTAGGATTGTTTGACtacagctcccagcagcag TTGTTCCAGAGGTCCAATCCTCTGACTGTCCAACAGCTcactgcagctcagcagcaacagtacGCCTTGgctgcagcccagcagcagcatcttg CTGGCCTTGCTCCTGCATTTGTGCCAAACCCTTACATCATTAATGCAGCCCCCCCTGGAACCGATCCCTACACGGCCGCTGGGCTGGCGGCAGCGGCCACGCTTGCAG GACCCACAGTGGTTCCGCCGCAGTACTACGGAGTTCCCTGGGGCGTTTACCCAGCCAATCTTTTCCAGCAACAGCCCGCATCATCTGCTAGTCACTCAGCCAGTCAGCAAGCATCCAATCAGGGACCAGGGCCAGGCCAGCCACAG GTGATGCGCACAGGAACGAACCAGCGACCTCTGACTCCTGGGCAAGGACAACAGAGCCAGCAAGAATCACTAGCTGCAGCGGCGGCTGCTAATCCAGCTTTAGCATACACAGGAATGCCTG GTTATCAGGTTCTGGCTCCTGCTGCCTATTATGACCAGACTGGTGCTCTGGTTATGGGTCCAGGTGCGAGAACAGGTCTGGGCGGGCCAGTACGTCTCGTCCAGACCCCTCTCCTTATAAACCCCGCAGCAGCACAAGCTG CCGCTGCAGTGTCAGCATCCGGCTCCGGTAACAACATGTCTGGTCCTGCCAACGGGCTTTACCGTTCAATGCCGCAACCTCAACcccagccgcagcagcagcaggccccCCCACCGAGCAGCGGCCTGCCCTCCAGCTCTTTTTACGGCTCTGGATCAGTCCCCAACACGTCTCAGAGCAGCTCCCTTTTCTCGCATACATCTGCTGCACCACCTCCAAGCTCCTCCCTGGGCTTCAGCAGCACCGGCGGCTCCCTCGGCGTGGGACTGGGCTCGGCTCTGGGAGGCTTCGGATCTTCTG TATCCAGCTCTACCAGTAGCAGCATATCTCGCAGAGACTCACTGTTGGCCAGTTCGGACTTATACAAGCGTGGAGGCAGCAGTTTAACTCCCATCGGACAGCCCTTTTACAACAGCCTTGGTTATTCCTCTTCACCCAGCCCCATCGGCCTCACACCGGGTCACTCTCCTCTTACTCCTCCACCGTCCCTGCCCTCCTCTCACGGCTCGTCTTCCAGCCTTCACCTCG CGTTTGGTCGTTCTGTGAACCCAGGTGGATTAACGAATGGCAGCGGCCGTTTCATTTCCGCGGCGCCTGGAGCCGAGGCCAAGTACCGAAACACCGGCGGCACCTCCAGCCTCTTCAATTCCAGCAGCCAGCTGTTCCCGCCTTCTCGGCCGCGCTACAGCCGTTCAGACGTCATGCCGTCCGGACGCAGCCGGCTCCTGGAAGACTTCAGAAACAACCGCTTCCCGAACCTTCAACTCCGCGACCTCCCGGGACACATGGTGGAGTTCTCTCAAGACCAGCACGGGTCCAG ATTTATTCAGCAGAAGTTGGAGAGGGCCACGCCTGCCGAGAGGCAGATGGTGTTTGGTGAGATTCTGCAAGCCGCCTACCAACTGATGACTGACGTATTTGGGAATTACGTCATCCAGAAGTTTTTTGAG TTTGGAAGCGCAGACCAGAAGCTGGCCTTGGCAACACGCATCCGTGGGCACGTGCTCCCTCTAGCTCTGCAGATGTACGGCTGCCGAGTCATTCAGAAAGCCTTGGAATCgatctcctcagaccagcaggtAATT AGCGACATTGTCCGCGAGCTCGACGGCCACGTTTTGAAGTGCGTGAAGGACCAGAATGGAAACCACGTGGTACAGAAGTGCATCGAGTGCGTCCAACCTCAGGCCCTTCAGTTCATTATCGATGCCTTCAAAGGACAG GTGTTTGTGCTCTCCACACACCCTTATGGCTGCAGAGTTATCCAGAGGATTTTGGAGCACTGCACCCAGGAGCAAACTCTGCCCATCCTGGAAGAGCTGCATCAGCACTCTGAACAGTTGGGCCAG gatcAATATGGCAACTACGTGATTCAGCATGTGTTGGAACACGGAAGACCAGAGGATAAAAGCAAAATAGTGGCAGAGGTCCGCGGAAAGGTTCTTGTCCTCAGCCAGCACAAATTTGCAAG TAACGTTGTGGAAAAGTGTGTGATCCATTCGTCCCGGGCCGAGAGAGCTCTGCTCATAGACGAGGTGTGCTGCCAGAAAGACGGGCCCCACAGCGCCCTGTACACCATGATGAAGGACCAGTACGCCAACTACGTCGTCCAAAGAATGATCGACATGGCCGAACCAGCGCAGCGTAAAATCATCATGCACAAG ATCCGGCCTCACATCGCCACTTTGCGCAAGTACACTTACGGCAAACACATCTTGGCCAAGCTAGAGAAATACTACATGAAGAGCGGCTCCGAACTGGGCCCGATTGGCGGCCCCACAAACGGCCTCCTGTAA
- the pum2 gene encoding pumilio homolog 2 isoform X4: MSIPCSILGMNDVTWQETRGGMLHANGAPETGGVRVHGVAGQSPGVPHLQGMDRVVNPTPGTPQPPLSGRSQDDATVGYFFQRQPGEQLGGCTPSKHRWPTGDANHVDQLRAVDEMNYDFQALALESRGMGELLPAKKLWDSDELAKDGRKGMLLGEEWRENAWGSSHHSVSQPIMVQRRPGQSFHGNGDANSVLSPRSEGGGLGVSMVEYVLSSSPGDKMDGRYRNGGYGTGDGAPDGREKSDAQEKVSPFEEDKNQEVGEENDPAKANGRGLLNGMDRDCKDFNPTPGSRQASPTEAVERMGPSQSGLEMMVQHHPHVLQQHNHTQNKPPAEDFQNQEAQNMGGLEQQAGVESLQFDYAGNQIQVDSSGAAVGLFDYSSQQQLFQRSNPLTVQQLTAAQQQQYALAAAQQQHLAGLAPAFVPNPYIINAAPPGTDPYTAAGLAAAATLAGPTVVPPQYYGVPWGVYPANLFQQQPASSASHSASQQASNQGPGPGQPQVMRTGTNQRPLTPGQGQQSQQESLAAAAAANPALAYTGMPGYQVLAPAAYYDQTGALVMGPGARTGLGGPVRLVQTPLLINPAAAQAAAAVSASGSGNNMSGPANGLYRSMPQPQPQPQQQQAPPPSSGLPSSSFYGSGSVPNTSQSSSLFSHTSAAPPPSSSLGFSSTGGSLGVGLGSALGGFGSSVSSSTSSSISRRDSLLASSDLYKRGGSSLTPIGQPFYNSLGYSSSPSPIGLTPGHSPLTPPPSLPSSHGSSSSLHLAFGRSVNPGGLTNGSGRFISAAPGAEAKYRNTGGTSSLFNSSSQLFPPSRPRYSRSDVMPSGRSRLLEDFRNNRFPNLQLRDLPGHMVEFSQDQHGSRFIQQKLERATPAERQMVFGEILQAAYQLMTDVFGNYVIQKFFEFGSADQKLALATRIRGHVLPLALQMYGCRVIQKALESISSDQQVISDIVRELDGHVLKCVKDQNGNHVVQKCIECVQPQALQFIIDAFKGQVFVLSTHPYGCRVIQRILEHCTQEQTLPILEELHQHSEQLGQKFQGVSLEMTPKTYYTVSRDALFKDQYGNYVIQHVLEHGRPEDKSKIVAEVRGKVLVLSQHKFASNVVEKCVIHSSRAERALLIDEVCCQKDGPHSALYTMMKDQYANYVVQRMIDMAEPAQRKIIMHKIRPHIATLRKYTYGKHILAKLEKYYMKSGSELGPIGGPTNGLL; encoded by the exons ATGAGCATTCCATGCAGCATCCTAGGTATGAATGACGTGACCTGGCAGGAGACAAGAGGCGGGATGCTGCATGCAAACGGAGCTCCTGAGACCGGAGGCGTCCGGGTTCACGGGGTAGCTGGACAGTCTCCGGGGGTTCCTCATTTACAGGGAATGGACCGGGTCGTCAACCCCACCCCCGGAACGCCGCAGCCGCCGCTGAGCGGCCGATCTCAGGATGATGCCACGGTGGGATACTTCTTTCAAAGGCAGCCTGGGGAGCAGCTCGGAGGGTGCACACCCAGCAAGCACCGCTGGCCGACTGGAGACGCCAATCACGTCGATCAG cTCCGGGCTGTTGATGAGATGAACTACGACTTCCAGGCCCTGGCTCTGGAATCAAGAGGAATGGGAGAG CTTCTGCCAGCCAAAAAACTGTGGGACTCGGATGAGTTGGCCAAGGATGGAAGAAAAGGGATGCTcctgggggaggagtggagggagaatGCATGGGGATCATCTC ATCATTCAGTGTCTCAGCCAATCATGGTGCAGCGGCGACCAGGCCAGAGTTTCCATGGGAATGGTGATGCCAATTCTGTGCTTTCACCTCGCTCAGAAGGTGGAGGCCTGGGGGTGAGCATGGTGGAGTACGTGCTGAGCTCTTCGCCTGGCGACAAGATGGACGGGCGCTACAGGAACGGCGGCTAC GGCACGGGAGATGGTGCCCCAGACGGGAGAGAAAAGAGTGACGCCCAAGAAAAGGTTTCTCCCTTTGAAGAAGACAAGAACCAGGAGGTTGGCGAGGAGAACGACCCTGCTAAAGCCAACGGGAGAGGCCTCCTGAACGGGATGGACAGAGACTGCAAGGATTTCAA CCCAACCCCTGGAAGTCGTCAGGCTTCTCCCACTGAAGCCGTGGAGCGGATGGGCCCCAGCCAGTCTGGGCTGGAAATGATGGTTCAGCACCACCCTCACGTGCTTCAACAACACAACCACACCCAAAACAAACCGCCGGCTGAGGACTTCCAGAATCAGGAGGCCCAGAACATGGGCGGTCTAGAGCAGCAGGCCGGTGTGGAGTCCCTCCAGTTCGACTACGCTGGGAACCAGATTCAGGTGGATTCCTCAGGGGCTGCAGTAGGATTGTTTGACtacagctcccagcagcag TTGTTCCAGAGGTCCAATCCTCTGACTGTCCAACAGCTcactgcagctcagcagcaacagtacGCCTTGgctgcagcccagcagcagcatcttg CTGGCCTTGCTCCTGCATTTGTGCCAAACCCTTACATCATTAATGCAGCCCCCCCTGGAACCGATCCCTACACGGCCGCTGGGCTGGCGGCAGCGGCCACGCTTGCAG GACCCACAGTGGTTCCGCCGCAGTACTACGGAGTTCCCTGGGGCGTTTACCCAGCCAATCTTTTCCAGCAACAGCCCGCATCATCTGCTAGTCACTCAGCCAGTCAGCAAGCATCCAATCAGGGACCAGGGCCAGGCCAGCCACAG GTGATGCGCACAGGAACGAACCAGCGACCTCTGACTCCTGGGCAAGGACAACAGAGCCAGCAAGAATCACTAGCTGCAGCGGCGGCTGCTAATCCAGCTTTAGCATACACAGGAATGCCTG GTTATCAGGTTCTGGCTCCTGCTGCCTATTATGACCAGACTGGTGCTCTGGTTATGGGTCCAGGTGCGAGAACAGGTCTGGGCGGGCCAGTACGTCTCGTCCAGACCCCTCTCCTTATAAACCCCGCAGCAGCACAAGCTG CCGCTGCAGTGTCAGCATCCGGCTCCGGTAACAACATGTCTGGTCCTGCCAACGGGCTTTACCGTTCAATGCCGCAACCTCAACcccagccgcagcagcagcaggccccCCCACCGAGCAGCGGCCTGCCCTCCAGCTCTTTTTACGGCTCTGGATCAGTCCCCAACACGTCTCAGAGCAGCTCCCTTTTCTCGCATACATCTGCTGCACCACCTCCAAGCTCCTCCCTGGGCTTCAGCAGCACCGGCGGCTCCCTCGGCGTGGGACTGGGCTCGGCTCTGGGAGGCTTCGGATCTTCTG TATCCAGCTCTACCAGTAGCAGCATATCTCGCAGAGACTCACTGTTGGCCAGTTCGGACTTATACAAGCGTGGAGGCAGCAGTTTAACTCCCATCGGACAGCCCTTTTACAACAGCCTTGGTTATTCCTCTTCACCCAGCCCCATCGGCCTCACACCGGGTCACTCTCCTCTTACTCCTCCACCGTCCCTGCCCTCCTCTCACGGCTCGTCTTCCAGCCTTCACCTCG CGTTTGGTCGTTCTGTGAACCCAGGTGGATTAACGAATGGCAGCGGCCGTTTCATTTCCGCGGCGCCTGGAGCCGAGGCCAAGTACCGAAACACCGGCGGCACCTCCAGCCTCTTCAATTCCAGCAGCCAGCTGTTCCCGCCTTCTCGGCCGCGCTACAGCCGTTCAGACGTCATGCCGTCCGGACGCAGCCGGCTCCTGGAAGACTTCAGAAACAACCGCTTCCCGAACCTTCAACTCCGCGACCTCCCGGGACACATGGTGGAGTTCTCTCAAGACCAGCACGGGTCCAG ATTTATTCAGCAGAAGTTGGAGAGGGCCACGCCTGCCGAGAGGCAGATGGTGTTTGGTGAGATTCTGCAAGCCGCCTACCAACTGATGACTGACGTATTTGGGAATTACGTCATCCAGAAGTTTTTTGAG TTTGGAAGCGCAGACCAGAAGCTGGCCTTGGCAACACGCATCCGTGGGCACGTGCTCCCTCTAGCTCTGCAGATGTACGGCTGCCGAGTCATTCAGAAAGCCTTGGAATCgatctcctcagaccagcaggtAATT AGCGACATTGTCCGCGAGCTCGACGGCCACGTTTTGAAGTGCGTGAAGGACCAGAATGGAAACCACGTGGTACAGAAGTGCATCGAGTGCGTCCAACCTCAGGCCCTTCAGTTCATTATCGATGCCTTCAAAGGACAG GTGTTTGTGCTCTCCACACACCCTTATGGCTGCAGAGTTATCCAGAGGATTTTGGAGCACTGCACCCAGGAGCAAACTCTGCCCATCCTGGAAGAGCTGCATCAGCACTCTGAACAGTTGGGCCAG AAATTTCAAGGCGTATCATTGGAGATGACACCCAAAACATATTATACAGTCTCCCGTGATGCACTGTTCAAG gatcAATATGGCAACTACGTGATTCAGCATGTGTTGGAACACGGAAGACCAGAGGATAAAAGCAAAATAGTGGCAGAGGTCCGCGGAAAGGTTCTTGTCCTCAGCCAGCACAAATTTGCAAG TAACGTTGTGGAAAAGTGTGTGATCCATTCGTCCCGGGCCGAGAGAGCTCTGCTCATAGACGAGGTGTGCTGCCAGAAAGACGGGCCCCACAGCGCCCTGTACACCATGATGAAGGACCAGTACGCCAACTACGTCGTCCAAAGAATGATCGACATGGCCGAACCAGCGCAGCGTAAAATCATCATGCACAAG ATCCGGCCTCACATCGCCACTTTGCGCAAGTACACTTACGGCAAACACATCTTGGCCAAGCTAGAGAAATACTACATGAAGAGCGGCTCCGAACTGGGCCCGATTGGCGGCCCCACAAACGGCCTCCTGTAA